A genomic segment from Acyrthosiphon pisum isolate AL4f chromosome A3, pea_aphid_22Mar2018_4r6ur, whole genome shotgun sequence encodes:
- the LOC107885246 gene encoding uncharacterized protein LOC107885246 yields the protein MDELITLVAQAFIILRCIGTAAVMVVKMIKRLIVNTIFVVVAAWHVSGQTPKTVDDQPPPPPPCTVEMRNLIKRVEDIENPVLLQLKKKILKIRKRKILCIQNV from the exons ATGGATGAACTTATTACCTTAGTAGCCCAAGCGTTCATCATTCTAAGATGTATTGGCACGGCGGCGGTAATGGTTGTGAAGATGATTAAGCGGTTGATCGTCAACACGATCTTTGTGGTGGTGGCCGCTTGGCATGTAAGCGGCCAAACCCccaag actgttgACGAtcaaccgccgccgccgccgccgtgcaCGGTTGAAATGCGAAATCTAATAAAACGCGTCGAAGATATCGAAAATCCTGTTTTATTACA ATTGAAGAAGAAGATATTGAAAATaaggaaaagaaaaatattatgtattcaaaatgtataa